In Pygocentrus nattereri isolate fPygNat1 chromosome 30, fPygNat1.pri, whole genome shotgun sequence, the following proteins share a genomic window:
- the LOC108416206 gene encoding choline transporter-like protein 2: MPRKSKKVTRRGAAKNDRLNGLDLDRVLAKGDALYTLVKRALLNEGRLICDLLTFDELPGTVETDSRCYSIIKRPQRFGFLKDEAPQGMAEYETLDRSLRCLTGDAATALLMTGATCIAVFRDRAGRDILINNVEPDELFDDPVNEEEDDDDAPVDTENTGREETPQQNPESEQHDEGESTEQQAGLSLDTCLQPPDLDDSAVRMSLPMKCLQDKDPDDENVWMTGLAEKYMARPNTPEFENMCMAEFAIPKGDNTGEDVYDSVSAVMERHKLSWRALANVTTDGSPNLTGRNVGLLKRIQDRVKEDNPEQEVIFLHCIIHQEALCKSVLQLNHVVKPVVKVVNYIRARGLQHRQFIKFLEETDADHQDLLYHSNVRWLSLGKVRQRVWELKQEIISFLELIEKGDDFPELSDTDWLGDLAFAVDILTHMNELNMKLQGKDQFVHEMCTNARAFKTKLALFSKQMSNKSFTHFPTLATLKEAPQHVKEYTKSLDDLHGEFCRRFSDFGKIDKSLHLVSCPFTQDPEMAPRELQLELIDLQCDTVLKEKFNSLKLDEFYASLSTDKFPNIRKMEQRILTCMHLELARPVCQILEVNVAPEPKGDSQTFDPNFKGPIHNRSCTDVLCCLLFTLGLLGYLTVGCLAWFQGDLRRVIHLTDSRGQFCGQKGTPLEKKPLLFYINSLKCLSLTVLLEFQCPTTQICVEKCPERSLTLANAKRNTEDKQYYSQFCKEGVNIALPDVELLKDEMCPDMIFRSQPLMYRCFPVLNEVGDNTTINTLLNAASKESNPVRKAQEVAMKIFQDYTQSWQWILLGLVISMVLSMIFIVLLRFVAGVIIWTIIISVILVIGYGTLHCYMQYAALKGQAGSDVTIKDLGLRTDFSIYLQIEQTWLAFTIILGIVELVILLILIFLRKRIVIAIALIKEASRALTHMMSSLFYPLLTFALLSLLIAYWAITSFFLSNQPIYKVKDTTECKYSNQNCDPQTFISSEAFKHCPGAKCLFAFFGGETFLHKHQIVFQVYNLFMFFWCMNFVIALGQVTLAGAFASYYWAFKKPADIPTFPVFSSLGRALRYHTGSMAFGSLILSIIQVIRVMLEYLEKKLKFAENRVARFIIRCLKCCFWCLEKCIKFLNRNAYIMIAIYGKNFCTSAKNAFFLLMRNIVRVFVLDKVTDFLLFLGKLLIVGIVGVCCFFFFSGKIKFAKEVASSLNYYWVPIVTVVFGAYVIASGFFSVYAMCVDTLLLCFSQTHRADGRGEE; encoded by the exons ATGCCGAGAAAAAGTAAGAAAGTCACGCGCCGCGGGGCCGCGAAG AATGACCGCTTGAACGGCCTCGATCTGGACCGCGTTCTGGCGAAGGGAGACGCGCTGTATACTCTGGTCAAGCGCGCGCTGCTGAATGAAGGGAGGTTGATTTGTGACCTGCTGACCTTTGACGAGCTGCCCGGTACAGTAGAGACAGACTCGCGGTGTTACAGCATTATTAAACGCCCCCAGAGGTTCGGGTTTTTAAAGGACGAGGCGCCGCAGGGAATGGCCGAGTATGAGACCCTGGACAGATCGCTCCGCTGTCTGACCGGCGACGCCGCTACCGCGCTGCTGATGACCGGAGCCACATGCATCGCGGTGTTCAGAGACCGGGCGGGCAG AGATATTTTGATAAACAATGTGGAGCCAGATGAATTATTTGATGACCCAGTAaatgaggaggaggatgatgatgatgctccAGTGGACACTGAAAACACTGGCAGAGAGGAAACACCACAACAGAATCCTGAGAGTGAACAGCATGATGAAGGTGAAAGCACAGAACAGCAGGCAGGACTCTCCTTAGACACATGTCTTCAACCACCAGACCTCG ACGACAGTGCTGTACGGATGAGTCTGCCTATGAAGTGCTTACAGGACAAAGACCCTGATGATGAGAATGTGTGGATGACTGGATTAGCAGAAAAGTACATGGCCAGGCCGAACACACCAGAGTTTGAGAACATGTGCATGGCTGAATTTGCTA TCCCTAAAGGGGACAACACGGGAGAGGACGTGTACGACAGCGTGTCGGCTGTCATGGAGAGGCACAAGCTATCTTGGAGAGCGCTCGCCAATGTTACCACAGATGGATCGCCAAATCTGACTGGAAGAAACGTCGGGCTGCTCAAAAGAATCCAGGACAGGGTGAAAGAGGACAACCCGGAGCAAGAGGTGATTTTCCTACACTGCATAATCCACCAGGAAGCACTGTGTAAATCCGTATTGCAGCTTAACCACGTAGTGAAGCCAGTTGTAAAAGTCGTTAACTATATTCGAGCGAGGGGCCTTCAGCATCGTCAATTTATTAAGTTTCTTGAAGAAACTGATGCTGATCACCAGGACTTGCTTTACCACTCCAATGTCCGCTGGTTAAGTTTGGGGAAAGTGCGTCAACGAGTGTGGGAGCTCAAACAGGAGATTATCTCATTTTTGGAGCTAATTGAGAAAGGTGACGATTTTCCTGAGCTGAGTGACACAGATTGGCTTGGTGATTTAGCTTTTGCTGTGGACATACTGACGCACATGAATGAGCTGAACATGAAGCTACAAGGAAAAGACCAGTTCGTGCATGAAATGTGCACAAACGCGAGAGCCTTCAAAACCAAGCTAGCTCTTTTCTCAAAGCAAATGTCAAACAAGTCATTCACTCATTTCCCCACGCTGGCTACGCTGAAAGAGGCCCCTCAACATGTGAAAGAATACACAAAATCATTGGACGACCTGCATGGAGAATTCTGCCGTCGGTTCTCtgattttggaaaaattgaCAAGTCACTTCACCTGGTGTCTTGTCCGTTCACACAGGACCCTGAAATGGCACCACGGGAGTTGCAGTTGGAACTGATTGATCTTCAGTGTGACACTGTCTTAAAGGAGAAGTTCAACTCTCTTAAACTGGATGAGTTTTATGCTTCATTAAGCACAGACAAATTTCCAAACATCCGGAAGATGGAACAGAGGAT TTTGACATGTATGCACCTGGAGCTGGCCCGGCCCGTCTGTCAAATTTTAGAAGTCAACGTGGCCCCTGAGCCAAAAG gCGACTCCCAGACGTTTGACCCtaattttaaagggcccattcaCAACAG GAGCTGCACTGATGTTCTTTGCTGTCTGCTCTTCACTCTGGGCTTGCTGGGTTACCTAACAGTCGGATGTCTTG cCTGGTTTCAGGGTGACCTACGGAGGGTGATTCATCTCACAGACAGCAGGGggcagttctgtggtcagaaggGAACCCCACTGGA gaAGAAGCCCTTGCTGTTTTATATAAATAGTCTGAAGTGTTTGAGTTTgacggtgctgctggagttccaGTGTCCTACCACACAG atctgTGTGGAGAAATGTCCAGAGCGGTCCCTGACGCTGGCGAATGCTAAACGGAACACAGAGGACAAGCAGTACTACTCACAGTTCTGTAAGGAGGGAGTGAATATTGCACTG ccGGATGTTGAACTCCTGAAAGACGAAATGTGTCCAGATATGATCTTTCGCAGCCAGCCTC tTATGTACAGGTGTTTCCCAGTCCTGAATGAAGTTGGTGATAACACTACCATCAACACCCTCTTAAATGCTGCAAGCAa GGAGTCTAACCCTGTTAGAAAAGCTCAGGAGGTGGCCATGAAGATCTTTCAGGATTACACACAGTCCTGGCAGTGGATCCTGCT tggatTAGTAATTTCCATGGTGCTCAGCATGATCTTCATTGTTCTTCTGCGTTTTGTGGCTGGGGTTATAATCTGGACGATAATCATCTCGGTCATCCTCGTTATTGGTTACG GTACCCTCCACTGTTATATGCAGTACGCTGCTCTGAAAGGCCAAGCTGGATCAGATGTTACCATAAAGGATCTGGGTCTGCGGACAGATTTCTCCATCTACCTGCAGATCGAACAGACCTGGCTGGCCTTCA cAATTATCCTGGGTATCGTGGAGCTGGTGATCCTTCTCATCCTCATCTTCCTCAGAAAGAGAATCGTCATCGCAATCGCTCTCATTAAAGAGGCCAGCAG ggcTCTGACTCATATGATGTCATCGTTATTCTACCCTCTGCTGACCTTTGCCCTCTTGTCTCTGTTGATCGCATACTGGGCCATAACCTCTTT CTTCCTGTCCAATCAGCCGATCTATAAAGTTAAAGACACCACAGAGTGTAAATACTCCAACCAGAACTGCGACCCTCAG aCATTCATCAGCTCTGAAGCGTTCAAGCACTGCCCAGGTGCGAAATGTCTGTTTGCGTTCTTTGGTGGAGAGACGTTCCTCCATAAGCACCAGATCGTGTTTCAGGTCTATAACTTGTTCATGTTCTTCTGGTGTATGAACTTCGTGATTGCGCTGGGTCAGGTGACCCTGGCTGGGGCCTTTGCCTCCTACTACTGGGCCTTCAAGAAACCGGCTGACATCCCGACGTTCCCTGTCTTCTCCTCACTCGGACGGGCCCTCAG gTATCATACTGGCTCAATGGCCTTCGGTTCTCTGATCCTCTCCATCATTCAGGTGATCAGGGTGATGCTGGAGTATCTTGAGAAGAAACTGAAAT tTGCTGAAAACAGAGTTGCTAGGTTCATCATAAGGTGTCTGAAGTGCTGCTTCTGGTGTTTGGAGAAATGCATCAAGTTCCTCAACAGAAACGCCTACATCATG atcgCCATTTATGGTAAAAACTTCTGCACGTCTGCTAAGAACGCCTTCTTCCTCCTGATGAGGAACATTGTCCG agtgttCGTGTTGGACAAAGTGACAgactttctgttgtttctggGAAAGCTGCTCATAGTGGGGATTGTGG GAGTCtgctgtttcttcttcttctcggGGAAGATAAAGTTTGCGAAGGAAGTGGCTTCATCACTGAACTACTACTGGGTTCCCATTGTG ACGGTGGTGTTTGGCGCCTACGTCATCGCCAGTGGCTTCTTCAGCGTCTACGCCATGTGTGTGGACACTCTGCTCCTGTGCTTCT CCCAAACTCACCGGGCCGACGGACGTGGTGAGGAATGA